The genomic region CAGAAGAGATTGAAAAAAGAACCAATCCTTTTTTGTTAATGGAAGAATGTAAATCGATAATTTCTTTAGCTGTGGCATATAATGATTTGGTTAGCCTATCGTTGCAACATCCGCCTGACAAAAAGCAAGGGTATATTACACCATCGGCATGGGGTGAAGACTATCATCTTAGGCTTAAAAATATGATGAATAAATTAGTGGCTTATATAAACTCTCTTACAAAAGGGCACTATAGGTTTCTCCCCTTTGTAGATACAGGCCATTTATCAGATAGACATATAGCAACCCTTGCTGGTATTGGGTTTTGTGGAAAAAACACTAACCTTATTACGCCAAGTGCGGGATCTTTTGTTTGGCTGGGGCATATCATATGTAATTTAGAAGTTAATGAGGATACGCCTGTAAACTTTGATTGCGGAAGCTGTAGAAAGTGTATAGAAAGTTGTCCAGTGGGGGCAATAAAAGAGGGTGAAGGATTAGACTACAGCAAATGTTTAGCAAACCAACTTATTCAAAAAGAAACTCCTCTAACAATTTTAAATCGTTCTGAGAATAGAATTTATGGCTGTGATACTTGCCAGATTGTATGTCCGAAAAATGTTCCTGTTCTAAATGGAAAAGGTGGAAAAACTTTTTTAACAGAGCCTGAATGGCTTGACTTGAAAACTCTTATGAACATTAGTAACAAAGAGTTTAAAAATCGTTACGGTAAAAAGGCTTATGGATGGAGGGGGAAAAAAGTACTAAAAAGAAATGCAGAAAATATCGTTAGACAAACTGATAAATAAAGCGTGCTCATTGCTATGAGGCGCTTTATTTATTTATATAAAAGTTTAAAGTTACTAGAAAAGCACATAAATTTTAAATTTTTAATAAAAATTTAAAATTTAAAAGGTATATTGACATGTGATATAGAAGTGTACATAACAAAAGATTCTGTTATAAAAGAGAAATAATAATGTAACGAAGGTGTAAATTGAGGGGGGAAGATTAGTGAGTGAGTTTTTTGAATCAAACTTATTGTTTAAACCTATCTCGAATTTGGGGCTTTCTGCTAGAGCCCAGCGTGTTCTTCACGAAAGGGACATAAAAACCTTAGGGCAACTTTCATTGATCGATGAAAAGGAACTACGACAAACGACTAACTGCGGAGAGCATACTATAAGGGAGATTAAGCAGATTCTAAAAAGGCAGTTAGGGCAAGGATTACACTTAAACTGCGATACTGAAATTCAAGAACTGGGGCTTTCTCCTAGATCTAAAAATTGCTTAAAAAACTTTGGAGTAAGAAATGTGAGGGACTTATTAAACATTTCTGTAATGGACCTTTTATCCATAAAAAATCTTGGCGCAAAATCTGCAGAAGAAATAATGTACAAAATTAAGTTTATACTAGACGAGAACGAGAAAGCTGCAGCATGCAAAGAAAAGTATTGGGGGCAGCCAGTGGGGGAAGGGAGCAGCATTGAACTGACCTTGTCAAAACTAATTGGCCAATATTCTGTTAAGTTATTGCCTATTGACAATGAGTTGTTAGACATTTGCAAAAAAGAAGATATACAAAATGTGTCACAGTTAGTAGATTTAGATGAGTTTGATCTTTATAACTCATATAAAGGAAGACTATTCAACAAACTATTTGAAACTAACAGTAA from Proteinivorax hydrogeniformans harbors:
- the queG gene encoding tRNA epoxyqueuosine(34) reductase QueG, which encodes MDNLKEKIKSKAYEIGFAEIGFVKARKFNEYADTLHQLADKNNYPPFVTEEIEKRTNPFLLMEECKSIISLAVAYNDLVSLSLQHPPDKKQGYITPSAWGEDYHLRLKNMMNKLVAYINSLTKGHYRFLPFVDTGHLSDRHIATLAGIGFCGKNTNLITPSAGSFVWLGHIICNLEVNEDTPVNFDCGSCRKCIESCPVGAIKEGEGLDYSKCLANQLIQKETPLTILNRSENRIYGCDTCQIVCPKNVPVLNGKGGKTFLTEPEWLDLKTLMNISNKEFKNRYGKKAYGWRGKKVLKRNAENIVRQTDK